The DNA region TCCGACTTGTTGCACTGCTTGCTGCTGTTGTGAACGTCCCTCCGGTTGCTTAAATACCGTGGTTTGTGCAATCGATGTGGGGTCGCGGCTCAGCAAGTTGAGTGCCTGCACACTATTGCCGCTGGCCACATAATATGGTGCCTGGCCACTGGTAGTAACGCTTTAGTTTAGGCTCATTGACATCGAGATATTGCTGCAATGCCGCCATTTCACCGCTACCAGGGCGAATATACAGATCAGCGTGCAAGCGGGTATTGAGCCAACTGCGCAGGGTACTATCAAAACTGCCCACTAGGGTATTCATGGCAATGTTGGCACATAACGCCAGTAGCAACGCCATCATTGCCAGCGCCAATGGCGCCGTGAGTTCGCGGGTTTCCGCAATGGCATAACGCGGCAAACCTGCGGGAGCCAAGGGCGTTAATAGGCTGAGACTGGTCTGTAATATTTGCGGAAGCAGCAGTGGTATAGCAATGGTGAGCAGCCCCATCAATGCTAGACTCTGCGCATGTTCACGGCTGAAGGGATAGAGCGCCGCCGTCAATAACAGTAGCAGTGTTCCCAACATAAACAGTCGCCGATGAATCCGCCGATGCTGCTCCTGCTGTGCAAAACGTTGGGTGCCTTGGGCAATGCTACGTTGACACAACTGCCGGTATAACGGCACACAAGCCAACAAGGCGGCAATCAGCGTTAGTCCAGCACCTTGTGCCAGCCAAGACCATTGCCAATTGCCGGGTAACAGGGTGGCGCCATAAAGTTGCTCAAGAGTGACGGCTACCATAGGTTGCAGCCAATGGCTGAGCTGTAATGCCAACAAAAAACCGATAAAGGAACCAACGGCCACCAACAGTAACAGCTCCAGTAGCAGCGACAACATCAGTGCCCGGCGGCTGAGCCCTTGTTGCAGCAGTTGTAGTAGCAGGCGCTGCCGTTTCATCAGGCTATAACGCACACCGTTGTAGGCAATAAATAAACCCACCAGAAATGCCAGCATCCCCATGGCGTTAAGATTTAGATGGAAACTGCGGGTGAGATCGGTCAGCGCTTTGCCTTGATCTTGCTCGGTGAGCTGTAGTCCGCTCAGCGGCAGCTGGCTTTGGGCCAACTGGTGTTTTAGTTGTGCGGCATCACCGAACAAGGCGATATAACTTAAACGACCGGAAAGTTGCAGCAGCGGTTGTGCCACTGAGATATCCAGATACAAGCGATTTCCCAAATTCATGCTGTCGGGTAATGACTTTACCTGTAATAACTGACCACCAAGAGCAAGTTGTGCCGGGGCATTATCGCTAAAGCCCATTGCCCGATACTGACTGTGACTCACCAGCACTAAGGGCTGACCACTAAGCAATGCTGTTAGCGGTAACTCACCACCATCACTGGGCGTGTGTTGTGGCAAGCTGTGCAACGCCGCGATAATATCGCTGCCGTCTATCTGCCACTTCCGGCCTTGGCTGTCTTCAATGACACCACTGACGATCGGTAACGCGGCTATGCCTTGGCGTTTCAGCGCAAAATACAGGGATTCATCAAGGGTGGCATCTCTTCCGGTTGCGCTGATAAACAGGCTCGCCTGTTGCGCCAACGCCTCGCCCGCATGCTGATAACTGTGGATGGCATTATCGTTTGTTGCCTTAACCCCAATAAGCAGAGTTACGGCTAACACTACCCCCAGCAAAATAGCGCCTGCTTGCAACGGTGCCTGGCGATAATGCGCCAGATACACCCTTAGCGCTTGCCAGCCTAGGGATAAGTCATTCATGGACTTTACCCTGTTGCAGGTGCCAGCGCCGTTGCATGTGGGCGGCGGCGCTATCACTGTGGGTTACCATCAAAATGGCGCTGCCAGCATCGGCG from Shewanella dokdonensis includes:
- a CDS encoding ABC transporter permease is translated as MNDLSLGWQALRVYLAHYRQAPLQAGAILLGVVLAVTLLIGVKATNDNAIHSYQHAGEALAQQASLFISATGRDATLDESLYFALKRQGIAALPIVSGVIEDSQGRKWQIDGSDIIAALHSLPQHTPSDGGELPLTALLSGQPLVLVSHSQYRAMGFSDNAPAQLALGGQLLQVKSLPDSMNLGNRLYLDISVAQPLLQLSGRLSYIALFGDAAQLKHQLAQSQLPLSGLQLTEQDQGKALTDLTRSFHLNLNAMGMLAFLVGLFIAYNGVRYSLMKRQRLLLQLLQQGLSRRALMLSLLLELLLLVAVGSFIGFLLALQLSHWLQPMVAVTLEQLYGATLLPGNWQWSWLAQGAGLTLIAALLACVPLYRQLCQRSIAQGTQRFAQQEQHRRIHRRLFMLGTLLLLLTAALYPFSREHAQSLALMGLLTIAIPLLLPQILQTSLSLLTPLAPAGLPRYAIAETRELTAPLALAMMALLLALCANIAMNTLVGSFDSTLRSWLNTRLHADLYIRPGSGEMAALQQYLDVNEPKLKRYYQWPGTILCGQRQ